The stretch of DNA CAGCAGGGGCTCCAGGCGCCGCAGCAGCTTCTCGCAGTTGTTGCCGCGCTGCGCGGAGATGCCTACCGTGTCCACCCAGGTCCCCAGCGCCTCGTAGGCCTGCTGGTACTCGAGCTTGAACTTCCGGCGGTCGATCTTGTTGAGCGCCAGGACGGCCGGCCGGCCGCTCGCGGCCACCATGTCGGCCACGAACCGATCGCCCGGGCCCGGCGCCTCGTTGGCGTCGACCATGAAGACCACCGCGTCGACGCTGGAAAGCGCCTCCCGGGCCTGCTTGACCAGGGTCTCGCCCAGCAGGTGCAACGGCTTGTGGATCCCGGGCGTGTCGACGAAGACGACCTGGGCGTGCGGGCGGGCCACGATCCCCCGGATCTGGTGGCGCGTGGTCTGCGGCTTGGCAGACACGGCGGCGATCTTCTGGCCGGCGAAGCGGTTGACCAGCGTGGACTTGCCGACGTTGGGCCGGCCGACCAGGGCGACGAAGCCGGCGCGAAAGGAAGGTTCAGTCAACCTTCAGCACGAACTGGTGCGGCAGCAGTTCGGACAGGGCGACCTCCCAGGGAGAGCCGTCGTCGCGTTCGAGGATGACCACGATGCTCTCCCCGAACTCCGAGAGGACCTGCCGGCAGGCGCCGCAGGGCGTGCAGGAGAGCGCGCCCTTGGGGGTGTGCGGCGCGTTGCCCGAGGCGACGATGGCTATGGCCCGGAACTCGCGCTGTCCGCCGGACACCGCCGTGAAGATGGCCGATCGCTCGGCGCACATGGTGAGGCCGAACGACGCGTTCTCGACGTTGCAGCCCTGAATGACCTCGCCTTCGGCCGTCAGCAGGGCCGCTCCCACGTTGAAGCGGCTATAGGGGGCGTAGGCCCGGCCCATGGCTTCGCGGGCCTGGGCGAGGAGGTCGTCTGCGTCGTAGGGCTTCTTCACT from Candidatus Tanganyikabacteria bacterium encodes:
- a CDS encoding cytidine deaminase, with translation MGRAYAPYSRFNVGAALLTAEGEVIQGCNVENASFGLTMCAERSAIFTAVSGGQREFRAIAIVASGNAPHTPKGALSCTPCGACRQVLSEFGESIVVILERDDGSPWEVALSELLPHQFVLKVD
- the era gene encoding GTPase Era, translated to MTEPSFRAGFVALVGRPNVGKSTLVNRFAGQKIAAVSAKPQTTRHQIRGIVARPHAQVVFVDTPGIHKPLHLLGETLVKQAREALSSVDAVVFMVDANEAPGPGDRFVADMVAASGRPAVLALNKIDRRKFKLEYQQAYEALGTWVDTVGISAQRGNNCEKLLRRLEPLLPEGPALFPEDEITDQTLRQIAGELVREQVLRQTEEEVPHAVAVRIESWTEREDGLVQIAATLFVERDSQKGILIGEKGTRLREVGSKARAEIEKLLGARVFLELWVKVMPHWRREKAALKKLGYVVD